In Candidatus Sulfurimonas marisnigri, a single genomic region encodes these proteins:
- a CDS encoding GGDEF domain-containing protein, with product MLTYEDKLQIISNQTKNVISEIKIVTPTIYSNIFSKYASPYKIKLNNEEVMTDELLNERITLYTNLQKQATKNAHILSTNAEKSISAILDKDEKALTEILKETKKLRKELKKLKVSIYIDQLTNVYSRKWLHDKFLKEDTKSFKEIGTLAIVDVNYFKTINDTHGHIIGDKVLQFIANKLKKLNEPVLRYERDVFIVIFPASTSKTSALKQLNVIRENIIKKQLKADNSSFKVSFSFGAIDFKEDDAIDKVIAKADKNMKQDKIEIKKRVPSI from the coding sequence ATGCTAACATATGAAGACAAACTTCAAATAATTTCCAATCAGACTAAAAATGTTATTAGTGAGATTAAAATTGTAACTCCAACTATCTATTCTAATATTTTTTCAAAATATGCCTCTCCATATAAAATTAAACTAAACAATGAAGAAGTAATGACAGATGAGTTACTTAATGAAAGAATAACTCTATATACAAATCTTCAAAAGCAAGCAACTAAAAATGCTCACATTCTAAGTACAAATGCAGAAAAATCAATATCAGCTATACTTGATAAAGATGAAAAGGCTCTTACTGAAATTTTAAAAGAGACAAAAAAATTAAGAAAAGAATTAAAAAAATTAAAAGTTTCTATTTATATAGACCAGTTAACTAATGTATACAGTAGAAAATGGTTGCATGATAAATTTTTAAAAGAAGATACTAAAAGCTTTAAAGAGATTGGTACACTGGCTATAGTTGATGTAAACTACTTTAAAACTATTAACGATACTCATGGACATATTATAGGAGACAAAGTCTTACAATTTATTGCTAATAAATTAAAAAAACTAAATGAGCCAGTACTGAGGTATGAAAGAGATGTCTTTATTGTTATTTTCCCTGCTTCTACTTCAAAAACAAGCGCACTAAAACAACTCAATGTAATTAGAGAAAATATTATAAAAAAACAATTAAAAGCTGATAACAGCTCTTTTAAAGTAAGCTTTTCCTTTGGAGCTATTGATTTTAAAGAAGATGATGCTATCGATAAAGTTATAGCAAAAGCAGATAAAAACATGAAACAAGACAAAATAGAGATAAAAAAAAGAGTCCCTAGTATATGA
- a CDS encoding EAL domain-containing protein: MNDKDIIYSDQLTNIQNRFALMEYLEKILHGNVFLINIDNFSNINSAYGFELGDKVLIEISKLINIAKPLSCQLFRLNSDEFVLVNEIDMTKKELEDVASSLISFFDQMEIEVSDDIDIRISISIGIATGSCSEVLNHAKVAIKELREYKRGSYRIFDSKSTFIKKQQENIYWIHKIKVAFMEENLIAFYQPIINNKTKKIEKFESLVRIYDNGVLIPPVRFLEASKITGTLTLVTRTIIQKSFEMFRNKDYDFSINITSTDFHLNYLEEYLLKYSKKYDINPSRVVLEILEDITTLDAPGILEQLNSLRANGFKIAIDDFGSLSSNFSRLLEFSPDYLKIDGSFIKNILTDNKSLIIVEAIVLLCKKSGIKTVAEFVHSKEVQVRVEELGIDYSQGYYFSEPQAELVTL, encoded by the coding sequence ATGAATGACAAAGATATAATATATAGTGATCAGCTTACAAATATTCAGAATAGATTTGCTCTTATGGAATATCTTGAAAAGATTTTACATGGGAATGTTTTTTTAATAAATATAGACAATTTCAGTAATATTAACAGTGCTTATGGCTTTGAATTAGGAGATAAAGTTTTAATAGAAATATCAAAATTAATAAATATCGCTAAACCATTGTCATGTCAACTTTTTCGACTAAATTCCGATGAATTTGTACTGGTAAATGAAATTGATATGACAAAAAAAGAGCTAGAAGATGTTGCAAGTTCTTTAATATCTTTTTTTGATCAAATGGAAATTGAAGTTTCTGATGATATAGATATTCGTATTTCTATTAGTATTGGAATCGCTACAGGAAGTTGTAGTGAAGTACTTAATCACGCAAAGGTAGCTATAAAAGAGTTGCGTGAATACAAGAGAGGATCTTATAGGATATTTGACTCAAAATCAACTTTTATAAAAAAACAACAGGAAAATATATATTGGATTCATAAAATTAAAGTTGCATTTATGGAAGAAAATTTAATAGCATTTTATCAACCAATCATAAATAATAAAACAAAAAAAATAGAAAAATTCGAATCTTTAGTTAGAATATATGATAATGGAGTATTAATACCTCCAGTAAGGTTTTTAGAGGCATCAAAGATTACTGGAACACTTACTTTGGTTACAAGAACTATTATTCAAAAAAGTTTTGAAATGTTTAGAAATAAAGATTATGACTTCTCAATAAATATTACAAGCACTGATTTTCATCTTAATTATTTAGAAGAATATCTTCTTAAGTACTCAAAAAAATATGATATTAATCCATCAAGAGTTGTTCTAGAAATACTTGAAGATATTACTACTCTTGATGCTCCCGGAATTCTTGAACAATTAAACTCATTACGTGCGAATGGCTTTAAAATTGCAATAGATGACTTTGGTAGCTTAAGTTCAAATTTTTCTAGGCTTTTAGAATTCTCACCTGATTATTTAAAAATTGATGGGTCGTTTATAAAAAATATCTTAACTGATAATAAGAGTTTAATTATTGTTGAAGCTATAGTTTTGTTATGTAAAAAAAGTGGTATAAAAACAGTGGCAGAATTTGTTCATAGTAAAGAAGTTCAAGTTAGGGTTGAAGAGTTAGGGATAGATTACTCCCAAGGCTACTATTTTAGCGAGCCTCAAGCTGAATTGGTGACTTTATAA
- a CDS encoding host attachment protein codes for MSSKLIIVADLQHFKLFSSNQSPFGMEFVELIEGSESLDIYQRFGKKILDLEENYIEIEASNYGESHKIVLEWEHRRFEEIGKQISKVLKKYSHESWYFAAPLAINNQILDLVDVDEKKKMKINLNSNLTKIENNRLIKHFLK; via the coding sequence ATGTCTTCAAAACTAATAATTGTTGCTGATCTACAGCATTTTAAACTTTTCAGTAGTAATCAAAGTCCATTTGGTATGGAGTTTGTTGAACTTATTGAAGGTAGTGAGAGTCTGGATATTTATCAAAGATTTGGAAAAAAAATTCTTGATTTAGAAGAAAATTATATTGAAATAGAAGCAAGCAACTATGGAGAAAGTCATAAAATTGTTCTTGAATGGGAACATCGAAGATTTGAAGAAATTGGAAAGCAGATTTCTAAAGTCTTAAAAAAGTATAGTCATGAGTCTTGGTATTTTGCTGCACCACTAGCAATAAATAATCAAATTTTAGATCTGGTGGATGTCGATGAAAAAAAGAAAATGAAAATAAATCTTAACTCTAATTTGACAAAAATTGAAAATAATAGGCTTATAAAACATTTTTTGAAATAA
- the trpC gene encoding indole-3-glycerol phosphate synthase TrpC — protein sequence MILDDIIKRTKEDLVKREKEFSLDWLGRSLAFNARAPRDVIPYLKATEEDPYRIIAEVKKASPSKGVIRENFDPLAIAQSYERGGASAISILTEPHFFQGSLDYLGGIRRYVGIPLLRKDFIVSKYQILEAMVHGADFILLIAAALSKKELKELLAYTRHLGMEALVEVHDKPDLVKAIYAGSDIIGINHRNLQTFEMNMNLSYELIPLIPNGKIIVAESGIYEHGQLEDLSKAGVDAFLVGESLMRQDNEEEALRKLKFG from the coding sequence ATGATTTTAGATGATATTATCAAAAGAACTAAAGAAGATTTAGTAAAAAGAGAAAAAGAGTTTTCACTTGATTGGCTTGGTCGCTCACTGGCTTTTAATGCGCGTGCTCCAAGAGATGTAATTCCATACTTAAAAGCTACAGAAGAGGATCCTTATAGAATTATTGCAGAGGTGAAAAAAGCTTCACCATCAAAAGGTGTTATTCGCGAGAATTTTGACCCTTTGGCAATAGCTCAATCTTATGAAAGAGGTGGAGCCAGTGCAATCTCTATTTTAACTGAACCACATTTTTTTCAGGGTAGTCTGGATTATCTTGGAGGAATAAGAAGATATGTTGGCATTCCTCTTCTTAGAAAAGATTTTATAGTTTCAAAGTATCAAATTTTAGAAGCCATGGTTCATGGGGCTGATTTTATTTTGCTTATAGCAGCAGCATTGTCAAAAAAAGAGTTAAAAGAACTTTTAGCATATACAAGACATCTTGGTATGGAAGCATTGGTAGAAGTTCACGATAAGCCAGATTTAGTAAAAGCTATATATGCTGGCAGTGATATCATTGGAATTAATCATAGAAATCTTCAAACATTTGAAATGAATATGAATTTATCATATGAATTAATACCTTTGATTCCAAATGGTAAAATAATTGTTGCAGAGAGTGGGATATATGAGCATGGACAGCTTGAAGATTTAAGTAAAGCTGGTGTAGATGCATTTTTGGTTGGTGAATCTTTAATGCGACAGGATAACGAAGAAGAGGCTTTACGAAAGTTAAAATTCGGATAA
- a CDS encoding valine--tRNA ligase, translated as MSANNYEPLNVENKFYKIWEDRKYFEIDGNKAIQKEGKNFSIMMPPPNVTGRLHIGHALTFTLQDIITRYKRMDGYKTLWQPGTDHAGIATQNVVEKQLLAEGKTKEELGREKFLERVWAWKEESAGIMTEQLRHMGVSPAWERERFTMDAGLQKSVKEAFVHLYNEGLIIRGNYMVNWCTHDGALSDIEVEHEDHDGKFYHIKYPFADGSGFVEVATTRPETYFGDTAVMVHPDDERYKDLIGKKIKLPLINREVVIIADSHVDMDFGTGVVKVTPAHDQNDYEVGKRHDLEFITVFDEKGILNDYAEEFKGLERLEARDIIVKRLEEEGFMVKVEDHKHQVGHCYRCKNIVEPYISKQWFVRKEVAAKSIEKTNAGEAQFFPPHWINSYNSWMGDLRDWCISRQLWWGHQIPVFYCGDCDHEFASQEENPSACPKCASKNFTQDPDVLDTWFSSALWPFSTLGWGNGDAEMDKLFQSNDMKDFYPNTLLITGFDILFFWVARMMMMGEHFNGKLPFNHIYLHALVRDEKGEKMSKSKGNVIDPLDMVNKYSADILRFTLAISAAQGRDIRMSTEKLEQNRNFTNKLYNATKYLQMNVDTFPDLAGFCIKTDLGRYMLSRLNYATKEVRANLDEYKFNDAALVMYRFLWNEFCDWGIELSKADKGSIVELGAIFKEAMKLLHPFMPFITEYLYHELSGTSLEESDSIMIKKYPFKIKQRKEEKKFEIIMDAIVSIRRAKVLVDLANQKIEKAFVKIDGISEDDKAMMLPFITRLAKVEVVEFTDVKISDAVSDIADTCETFIPTDSIDLTSIISKLEKQDEKLQKEIDKLNGMLNNERFVANAPEDVLVKNRGALADARTKQEKVLEQLSSLKG; from the coding sequence ATGTCAGCAAATAACTACGAACCACTAAATGTAGAAAACAAATTTTACAAAATTTGGGAAGATAGAAAATACTTCGAGATTGATGGGAATAAAGCCATTCAAAAAGAGGGAAAAAACTTCTCTATTATGATGCCTCCTCCTAATGTTACAGGTCGTCTTCACATAGGTCACGCACTAACATTCACACTTCAAGATATTATAACTAGATACAAGAGAATGGATGGTTACAAAACTCTTTGGCAACCTGGGACTGACCATGCAGGAATTGCAACTCAAAATGTTGTTGAAAAACAGCTTCTTGCAGAGGGAAAAACAAAAGAGGAACTAGGACGAGAGAAGTTTTTAGAGAGAGTTTGGGCTTGGAAAGAAGAATCTGCTGGAATCATGACAGAGCAACTTCGTCACATGGGTGTATCTCCTGCTTGGGAACGTGAGCGATTTACTATGGATGCTGGACTTCAAAAATCTGTAAAAGAAGCTTTTGTTCATCTTTATAATGAAGGTCTTATAATTCGTGGAAACTACATGGTTAACTGGTGTACTCATGATGGTGCACTTAGTGATATCGAAGTTGAGCATGAAGATCATGACGGCAAGTTTTATCATATTAAATACCCTTTTGCTGATGGAAGTGGTTTTGTAGAAGTAGCAACTACGAGACCTGAAACATACTTTGGCGATACTGCTGTTATGGTTCACCCTGATGATGAGAGATACAAAGATTTAATAGGTAAAAAAATCAAATTGCCTCTAATAAATAGAGAAGTAGTAATAATTGCAGACTCACATGTAGATATGGATTTTGGAACTGGTGTTGTTAAAGTTACTCCCGCACATGACCAAAATGACTACGAAGTTGGTAAGCGTCATGACTTAGAATTCATCACAGTATTTGATGAAAAAGGTATACTAAACGACTACGCAGAAGAGTTCAAAGGTTTAGAGAGACTAGAAGCTCGTGACATTATTGTAAAAAGACTTGAAGAAGAAGGGTTTATGGTTAAAGTAGAAGACCATAAGCACCAGGTTGGACACTGTTACAGATGTAAAAATATCGTAGAGCCTTATATTTCTAAACAATGGTTTGTAAGAAAAGAGGTAGCCGCAAAATCCATAGAAAAAACTAATGCAGGTGAAGCACAGTTCTTCCCTCCACACTGGATAAACTCTTACAACTCTTGGATGGGTGACCTTAGAGACTGGTGTATCTCACGTCAACTTTGGTGGGGACATCAAATCCCGGTATTTTACTGCGGAGATTGTGACCATGAATTTGCATCTCAAGAAGAAAACCCGTCAGCTTGTCCAAAATGTGCTTCTAAAAACTTCACTCAAGACCCTGATGTTCTAGATACTTGGTTCTCTTCTGCGCTATGGCCTTTTTCAACTCTAGGTTGGGGTAATGGTGATGCTGAGATGGACAAGCTTTTCCAATCAAATGATATGAAAGACTTTTATCCAAACACACTTCTAATCACAGGCTTTGATATTCTTTTCTTCTGGGTAGCTAGAATGATGATGATGGGTGAGCATTTTAACGGCAAACTTCCGTTTAATCACATCTATCTTCATGCGCTTGTTCGTGATGAAAAAGGTGAAAAGATGAGCAAGTCTAAAGGCAATGTAATTGATCCTTTAGATATGGTTAACAAATACAGTGCTGATATATTAAGATTTACACTTGCCATCTCTGCCGCTCAAGGTCGTGACATCCGTATGAGTACAGAGAAACTAGAGCAAAACCGTAATTTCACAAACAAGCTTTACAATGCAACGAAATATTTACAAATGAATGTAGATACTTTCCCTGATTTAGCAGGCTTTTGTATTAAGACTGACTTAGGTCGCTATATGTTGTCCCGTTTAAACTATGCGACTAAAGAGGTTCGTGCTAATCTAGATGAGTATAAGTTTAATGATGCTGCCTTAGTCATGTACAGATTCCTTTGGAATGAGTTTTGTGACTGGGGTATTGAGTTAAGTAAGGCTGACAAAGGTTCTATTGTTGAACTTGGTGCTATATTTAAAGAGGCAATGAAACTTCTTCACCCTTTTATGCCGTTTATTACAGAGTATCTTTACCATGAGCTTTCAGGAACATCTCTTGAAGAGTCAGATTCTATCATGATTAAAAAATATCCTTTTAAAATTAAACAACGTAAAGAAGAGAAAAAATTTGAGATTATAATGGATGCGATTGTTTCAATAAGGCGTGCAAAAGTTCTTGTTGATTTAGCCAACCAAAAAATAGAAAAAGCATTTGTGAAAATAGATGGCATAAGCGAAGATGACAAAGCTATGATGCTCCCTTTTATTACAAGACTTGCAAAAGTTGAAGTGGTAGAGTTTACTGATGTAAAAATCTCTGATGCAGTAAGTGACATTGCAGATACATGTGAGACATTTATACCTACTGATTCTATTGATTTAACTTCAATCATATCTAAACTTGAAAAACAAGATGAGAAGCTGCAAAAAGAGATAGACAAGCTAAATGGTATGCTTAATAATGAGCGTTTCGTTGCAAATGCTCCAGAGGATGTTTTAGTTAAGAATAGAGGTGCATTAGCAGATGCAAGAACGAAGCAAGAAAAAGTTTTAGAGCAACTAAGCTCACTAAAGGGTTAG
- a CDS encoding YkgJ family cysteine cluster protein, which translates to MSNIVKKDGYSYSFDANACSTCKGKCCTGESGYIYVTKAEIESISKLLNLDIKDFVQEYLFKKLYKYSIKEKKFGENYECIFYDRESNGCNIYDARPLQCRTFPFWDYFKQRVDELKLECPGVIDV; encoded by the coding sequence ATGTCAAATATAGTAAAAAAAGATGGATACAGCTACTCATTTGATGCTAACGCATGTTCTACATGTAAAGGCAAATGTTGTACAGGTGAGAGTGGATATATATATGTAACAAAGGCAGAAATAGAAAGTATTTCTAAGCTGTTAAATTTAGATATTAAAGATTTTGTACAAGAATATCTTTTTAAAAAACTTTATAAATACTCAATTAAAGAGAAAAAATTTGGTGAAAACTATGAATGTATATTTTATGATAGAGAGTCAAATGGCTGTAACATATATGACGCAAGACCATTGCAGTGTAGAACTTTCCCTTTTTGGGACTATTTTAAACAAAGAGTTGATGAATTGAAATTAGAATGTCCGGGAGTTATTGATGTTTAA
- a CDS encoding SulP family inorganic anion transporter: MKVNELFDLKKYSSVNIKNDILSGLVVAVALVPEAIAFSFIAGVSPIVGLYTAFILGLITALIGGKPGMISGATGAVAIVLVGLSLEANALLSAQGLANEAIVMGVLHYILLATVVAGLIQISIGMLKLGKFIRLVPTPAIHGFVNGLAIVIATAQFKFFDNQGYMMYILVAVTMAIMYILPKYTKAIPAGLIAIITITLGVYFTQTNTLLLSGLADMSQFAGQLPSFGIPDYLFSLDAIIIVLPYAVIVALVGIIESLLTLSVLDELSNTRGSANKECIAQGTGNVTCGFFGGMAGCAMIGQSIINYTSGGIGRLSSFVAAVGLIILVVSMSSVLNAIPVAVLVGIMFMVSIGTFEWSSFSRLSRMPRTDAFVMVAVTLITVAEDLAIAVIAGVIISALAFAWKHARIFATVNTEDDGTRVYRLDGPLFFGSATTFADNFDIPNDPPKVVIDFKNARVMDSSGVEAIDAITKKYEDAGKNLLLRHLSADCKAILKKAGPHCSYEEDDPTYKVAYNY; the protein is encoded by the coding sequence TTGAAAGTTAACGAATTATTTGATTTAAAAAAATACTCATCAGTCAATATCAAAAATGATATTTTATCTGGATTAGTTGTTGCAGTCGCACTAGTTCCAGAAGCAATTGCATTTAGTTTTATTGCAGGTGTCAGTCCAATAGTTGGTCTTTACACTGCATTTATCCTAGGTTTAATCACTGCACTTATTGGTGGTAAGCCTGGTATGATCTCTGGTGCCACTGGTGCAGTTGCAATTGTTTTAGTTGGACTCAGTCTTGAAGCAAATGCACTTTTATCTGCCCAAGGTTTAGCCAATGAAGCAATCGTTATGGGTGTTCTTCACTACATACTTTTGGCTACTGTTGTAGCCGGTCTCATTCAAATTTCTATCGGAATGCTAAAGCTTGGTAAATTTATACGTCTTGTTCCAACCCCTGCTATTCATGGTTTTGTAAATGGTCTTGCAATAGTTATTGCTACGGCTCAGTTTAAGTTCTTTGATAATCAAGGCTATATGATGTATATTTTAGTTGCTGTGACTATGGCGATCATGTATATACTTCCAAAATATACCAAAGCAATCCCAGCTGGTCTAATAGCAATTATTACAATAACACTTGGTGTTTATTTTACTCAAACAAATACACTTCTTTTAAGTGGCTTAGCTGATATGAGTCAGTTTGCTGGACAACTTCCTAGTTTTGGAATTCCAGATTATTTATTTAGCTTAGATGCCATTATTATAGTTCTCCCTTACGCCGTAATCGTTGCACTTGTAGGGATTATTGAGTCACTACTTACTCTTTCAGTTTTAGATGAACTTAGCAATACTCGTGGTTCAGCTAATAAAGAGTGTATTGCTCAAGGAACTGGAAATGTTACATGTGGATTCTTTGGCGGTATGGCTGGTTGTGCTATGATTGGTCAAAGTATCATCAACTACACATCTGGTGGTATTGGAAGATTGTCATCATTTGTTGCTGCGGTAGGTTTAATTATCTTAGTTGTATCAATGAGTAGCGTTTTAAATGCTATACCCGTTGCCGTTTTAGTTGGTATTATGTTTATGGTTAGTATAGGGACGTTTGAGTGGTCAAGCTTTTCTCGCTTAAGCCGAATGCCAAGAACTGATGCTTTTGTTATGGTTGCTGTTACACTTATAACGGTTGCAGAAGATTTAGCAATTGCAGTTATAGCAGGTGTTATTATATCCGCTCTTGCTTTTGCTTGGAAGCATGCAAGAATATTCGCAACAGTTAATACAGAAGATGATGGAACTAGAGTCTATAGACTAGATGGCCCACTATTTTTTGGAAGTGCTACAACATTTGCAGATAACTTCGATATACCTAATGATCCACCAAAAGTTGTGATTGACTTTAAAAATGCAAGGGTTATGGATTCATCAGGTGTTGAAGCTATAGATGCTATAACAAAAAAATATGAAGATGCTGGTAAGAATCTATTACTTCGACATCTAAGTGCCGACTGCAAAGCAATACTTAAAAAAGCTGGTCCTCACTGCTCATATGAAGAAGATGATCCAACATACAAGGTTGCATATAACTACTAA
- the flgH gene encoding flagellar basal body L-ring protein FlgH encodes MKKQLLILTIPFYAILFLSGCTANLTEPEIDFKPPTYVEEMPSREDKKDFSSVGSVFGKGDNPLFSDHKAMHVSDIVTVVISESATSSNAGTKQLSESDVSALGGGAFTSAGNNSAVSSAIAKLNGIANVGLSSTSDSSYKGQGSATKDASFNTTVSARIVKVLKNGNYFISGKREILVDNQKQIIQIGGVIRPYDIDQNNRISSAQMSEAKILYKTEGDVGRATEQGWGTKIIQSVWPF; translated from the coding sequence ATGAAAAAACAACTTTTAATACTTACCATACCTTTTTATGCTATACTTTTTTTATCAGGATGTACTGCAAATTTAACTGAACCAGAGATTGATTTTAAGCCTCCAACTTATGTTGAGGAGATGCCGTCTCGTGAAGATAAAAAAGATTTTTCTTCAGTGGGAAGTGTATTTGGTAAGGGTGATAATCCTCTATTTTCTGATCACAAAGCGATGCATGTTAGTGATATTGTAACCGTAGTAATATCAGAGAGTGCGACTAGTTCAAATGCAGGTACTAAGCAGCTTAGTGAGAGTGATGTTTCTGCTCTTGGTGGTGGTGCTTTTACCTCCGCTGGTAATAATTCAGCAGTTAGTTCTGCTATTGCAAAACTAAATGGTATCGCAAATGTTGGTCTTTCTAGCACGTCAGACAGCTCATATAAAGGGCAGGGGAGTGCTACAAAAGATGCGTCTTTCAATACTACTGTGTCAGCCAGAATAGTAAAAGTACTAAAAAATGGAAATTATTTTATATCTGGAAAGAGAGAGATCCTGGTTGATAATCAAAAACAGATTATACAAATAGGTGGTGTTATACGTCCTTATGATATAGACCAAAACAATAGAATAAGTTCAGCTCAGATGAGTGAAGCAAAAATTCTTTATAAAACAGAAGGAGATGTAGGACGTGCAACAGAACAAGGTTGGGGAACAAAAATTATTCAGTCGGTTTGGCCATTTTAG
- a CDS encoding GatB/YqeY domain-containing protein → MNLRDTINQEVKYAMKAKETKKRDALRLLTSAFKQVEVDERKELSDEDVIKIIQTQVKKRNDSATQYKDAGRDDLMQIELYEISIYTPYLPAQFSSDELSTAIKEIISKVGATTIKDIGKVMGMASKELSGKADGKRINECAKSLLG, encoded by the coding sequence ATGAATTTAAGAGATACGATTAATCAAGAAGTAAAATATGCTATGAAAGCAAAAGAGACAAAAAAAAGAGATGCCCTTAGACTTCTTACAAGTGCTTTTAAACAAGTAGAAGTCGATGAGAGAAAAGAGCTAAGCGATGAAGATGTAATTAAAATAATACAGACTCAGGTTAAAAAAAGAAATGATTCAGCAACTCAATATAAAGATGCTGGCCGTGATGATTTAATGCAAATAGAACTTTATGAAATTTCTATTTATACTCCATATTTACCGGCACAATTTAGTAGTGATGAACTCTCAACTGCAATTAAAGAAATAATTTCTAAAGTTGGGGCAACAACTATTAAAGATATTGGAAAAGTTATGGGTATGGCTTCAAAAGAGCTATCAGGGAAAGCTGATGGAAAAAGAATTAACGAGTGTGCTAAGAGTTTATTAGGTTAG
- a CDS encoding tetratricopeptide repeat protein — protein sequence MFNYVKLFTLFVLLTILSGCGARPSAEIKGHEKIFENEDLYIMFALRAEQIKDYNASSSIFNTLYKESNKDEYFYRSVQNDLAAGENYRAIARIDKVISEEIENFALVRLKIIALIKLDRIDEAKELAIKLVEKSKEIDDYLLVSEIYVKEKEFDLAVKYLESAYIKDFNEKILDKIAIVLYVNLQRKKDAIAQLESHSRIRGCTKLICARLIGFYSNENNIDGLLSTYLRVYKIDSNKEIAKKIVQIYGYKKEYLNMMNFLVESKTDNELLLQLFIQLKEYKKASLLAEKLYKEGADIAYLGQSAIFEYESSSDKNDKKMQKSIIRKLEDVIKIRNEGLYLNYLGYLLIDHEIDVEKGIYYVKEALKIEANSAYYLDSLAWGYYKLGKCKRAKKIIDKVAKMKGNDNPEVIKHIKMIKNCKKGKNKK from the coding sequence ATGTTTAATTATGTAAAATTATTTACATTATTTGTTCTGTTGACGATTTTATCTGGCTGTGGTGCAAGACCATCCGCTGAAATAAAAGGTCATGAAAAAATTTTTGAAAATGAAGATTTATATATTATGTTTGCACTTAGAGCTGAACAAATAAAGGATTACAATGCATCATCTAGTATATTTAATACTTTGTATAAAGAATCAAATAAAGATGAATATTTTTATCGCTCTGTACAAAATGATTTAGCAGCTGGTGAAAATTATAGAGCTATAGCAAGAATTGATAAAGTTATATCCGAAGAAATTGAAAATTTTGCACTTGTTCGACTTAAAATTATTGCTTTAATAAAACTGGACAGAATAGATGAAGCAAAAGAATTGGCTATAAAGCTTGTAGAGAAATCTAAAGAGATAGATGATTATCTTTTAGTCAGTGAAATCTATGTTAAAGAAAAAGAGTTTGACTTGGCTGTTAAATATCTAGAAAGTGCTTATATTAAGGACTTTAATGAAAAAATACTAGATAAAATAGCGATTGTGTTATATGTAAATCTTCAAAGAAAAAAAGATGCTATAGCACAGCTGGAGTCTCACTCAAGGATTCGTGGGTGTACTAAACTTATTTGTGCGAGACTCATTGGCTTTTATAGTAATGAAAATAATATTGATGGACTTTTATCTACTTATTTGAGAGTCTATAAAATAGATTCAAATAAAGAAATAGCAAAAAAAATAGTTCAGATTTATGGGTACAAAAAAGAATATCTTAATATGATGAACTTTTTAGTTGAGAGTAAAACTGATAATGAACTACTTCTGCAACTTTTTATACAGCTAAAAGAATATAAAAAAGCATCACTTTTAGCAGAAAAACTTTATAAAGAGGGTGCCGATATTGCTTACTTAGGACAAAGCGCTATTTTTGAGTATGAAAGTAGCAGTGATAAAAATGATAAAAAGATGCAAAAAAGTATTATAAGAAAACTTGAAGATGTTATAAAAATAAGAAATGAAGGTCTTTATTTGAATTATCTTGGTTATCTTCTTATAGATCATGAAATAGATGTTGAAAAGGGAATATATTACGTTAAGGAAGCACTAAAAATAGAAGCAAATTCAGCATATTATCTTGACTCTTTGGCTTGGGGATATTATAAACTAGGAAAATGTAAAAGAGCTAAAAAGATAATAGACAAAGTTGCTAAAATGAAAGGTAACGACAATCCTGAAGTTATTAAACATATAAAGATGATAAAAAACTGTAAAAAAGGTAAAAATAAAAAATGA